One Methylocapsa sp. D3K7 DNA window includes the following coding sequences:
- a CDS encoding hydrogenase 4 subunit F translates to MNTIALSGVPFMLATPVIAATIMAVLPGYRLGAGLNIIAAFLTFLAAVSLFIWKPAPTPYILVDDLNIVFVVLNTFVGFTTSVFSASYIAHELETGRLTEVHLRFYHAMYQVLLFAMNLALLTNNIGLMWVAIEIATLTTVIMVGIYRTEEAIEAAWKYFILGSVGIALALFGTILVYMAARPVVGEGQDGMVWTVLIQHVWSFDPALLDLAFVFVLLGYGTKVGLVPLHAWLPDAHAEGPTPISAVLSGLLLNVALYAVLRFKLLLAANPGAIAPGPLMAAMGITSLIFASFMLYRRRDIKRMFGYSSIEHMGIIVFAFGMGGPLANFAGLLHMTMHSLTKSAIFFTVGHIAQVKGTQTMADIRGLTVTNPLLGWCLVLGVLAIAGMPPFGIFMSEFLVVSSTMARQPLLAIPLVTGLLIGFGGLLWHLQGLAFGKPKGRVAPVEASYLPIAAHLGLVLTAGIYLPPPLATWFQHVARLLG, encoded by the coding sequence ATGAACACCATTGCCCTCAGCGGCGTCCCCTTCATGCTTGCGACTCCGGTCATCGCCGCTACCATAATGGCGGTCCTCCCGGGCTATCGCCTGGGGGCGGGTCTGAATATCATCGCAGCCTTTCTGACGTTCCTCGCCGCAGTGTCCCTGTTTATCTGGAAGCCCGCGCCGACCCCTTACATTCTGGTTGACGACCTCAACATCGTCTTCGTCGTATTGAATACGTTCGTCGGCTTCACCACCAGTGTTTTCAGTGCAAGCTACATCGCCCATGAACTGGAGACCGGGCGCCTCACAGAGGTCCATCTGCGATTCTACCACGCAATGTATCAGGTGCTCCTCTTCGCCATGAACCTCGCATTGCTCACGAACAATATCGGCTTGATGTGGGTCGCGATCGAGATAGCGACGCTGACCACTGTGATCATGGTTGGCATTTATCGCACGGAGGAAGCAATCGAGGCGGCCTGGAAATATTTTATTTTGGGCAGCGTCGGCATCGCGCTTGCGCTGTTCGGAACGATCCTTGTTTATATGGCCGCGCGCCCCGTCGTCGGCGAGGGCCAGGATGGCATGGTTTGGACGGTCCTCATCCAGCACGTGTGGTCCTTCGACCCGGCGCTTCTCGACCTCGCCTTCGTGTTCGTCTTGCTCGGCTACGGCACCAAGGTTGGCCTGGTGCCGCTGCATGCATGGCTGCCTGACGCTCATGCCGAGGGACCAACACCGATTTCAGCGGTGCTTTCGGGACTCTTGCTCAATGTGGCTCTTTACGCCGTGCTGCGGTTTAAACTTTTGCTTGCCGCCAATCCGGGAGCCATCGCGCCCGGTCCATTGATGGCGGCTATGGGAATAACATCGCTCATTTTTGCCAGCTTCATGCTATACCGACGCCGCGACATCAAGCGGATGTTCGGCTACTCCTCGATCGAACACATGGGAATTATCGTCTTTGCCTTCGGCATGGGCGGTCCGCTCGCGAATTTCGCGGGCCTGCTCCATATGACAATGCACAGCCTGACAAAGTCGGCGATCTTTTTCACGGTTGGTCATATTGCCCAGGTCAAAGGCACCCAAACGATGGCCGATATCCGTGGCTTGACGGTCACCAACCCGCTCCTTGGATGGTGTCTGGTTCTCGGCGTGCTTGCTATTGCAGGCATGCCACCATTCGGGATTTTCATGAGCGAGTTCCTCGTCGTCAGCTCCACCATGGCGCGCCAGCCCTTGCTCGCGATCCCGCTCGTGACCGGACTCCTTATCGGATTTGGGGGCCTGCTTTGGCACTTGCAGGGATTGGCATTTGGAAAACCGAAAGGCAGAGTTGCACCGGTGGAAGCGTCCTATTTGCCGATTGCCGCGCATCTCGGCCTCGTTTTGACGGCGGGGATCTACTTGCCGCCGCCGCTCGCGACTTGGTTTCAGCATGTCGCACGATTGCTCGGCTAA
- the fabI gene encoding enoyl-ACP reductase FabI — MRGKRGLIMGVANDHSIAWGIAQTLHQHGAELAFSYQGEAFGKRIAPLAQSLGAALVLPCDVEDAASVDALFTALEAKWGGLDFVVHSLAYSDRAELKGRYADTTRDNFVRSMVISAFSFTEIAKRAAALMKPGGALLTLTFAGANRVMPNYNVMGVAKAALEASVRYLAADYGPQGIRVNAISAGLIRTLAGAGISDGRVLFTFQKAHSPLRRGLELADLGGAALYLLSSLSSGVTGEIHHVDAGFNIVLMPHPDSLKPEPAPR; from the coding sequence ATGCGTGGCAAGCGCGGTCTCATCATGGGCGTCGCCAATGACCACTCGATTGCCTGGGGTATCGCCCAGACGCTCCACCAGCATGGCGCCGAGCTCGCTTTCAGCTATCAGGGCGAGGCCTTCGGCAAGCGCATCGCGCCGCTCGCTCAAAGCCTTGGCGCCGCGCTCGTCCTTCCTTGCGACGTCGAGGACGCCGCCTCGGTCGATGCGCTTTTCACGGCGCTCGAAGCAAAATGGGGCGGCCTCGATTTCGTGGTTCATAGCCTCGCCTATTCGGACCGCGCCGAATTAAAAGGCCGCTATGCCGATACGACACGGGACAATTTTGTGCGCAGCATGGTGATTTCGGCTTTCTCCTTCACCGAGATCGCCAAACGCGCGGCAGCACTTATGAAGCCGGGCGGCGCACTTTTGACCCTAACGTTTGCTGGCGCGAACCGGGTGATGCCCAATTACAATGTCATGGGCGTCGCCAAGGCGGCGCTGGAGGCGAGCGTACGCTATCTCGCCGCCGACTATGGTCCGCAAGGGATAAGGGTCAACGCCATTTCGGCGGGACTTATCCGCACCCTGGCGGGCGCCGGAATCTCCGACGGGCGCGTCTTGTTCACGTTTCAGAAGGCGCATTCGCCGCTGCGCCGCGGCCTCGAACTCGCCGATCTTGGCGGCGCCGCGCTTTATCTGCTGTCGTCCCTTTCAAGCGGGGTCACCGGGGAAATTCATCATGTGGACGCCGGTTTCAATATAGTCCTGATGCCGCACCCAGACAGTCTGAAACCCGAGCCCGCGCCGCGCTAA
- a CDS encoding DedA family protein, with protein MLLAHIQPLIAQHGYWVVFVIVMLESAGVPLPGETILILASGYAGATGELNLTLVITCAAAGAIVGDNIGFWIGRTFGANFLLRYGKFVHLPESRLKLGQYLFERHGAKIVFFGRFVAFLRVFAALLAGVNKYGWPQFLFFNAAGGITWAIAIGVSAYLFGDSIHHVSGPLGVIALCGVVIGVIAFIYFVRREEKKMAERLAGSARGDLKILP; from the coding sequence GTGTTACTAGCCCATATTCAACCGCTCATTGCGCAACACGGCTATTGGGTCGTCTTTGTTATCGTCATGCTCGAGAGCGCCGGCGTTCCGCTGCCTGGCGAAACAATTCTTATTCTGGCCTCCGGCTACGCCGGTGCCACCGGCGAACTCAACCTGACCCTGGTGATTACGTGCGCGGCGGCGGGCGCGATCGTTGGCGACAACATCGGATTTTGGATCGGCCGGACCTTTGGCGCGAATTTTTTGTTGCGCTACGGAAAATTTGTCCACCTCCCCGAAAGCCGTTTGAAACTCGGCCAATATCTCTTTGAAAGGCATGGCGCGAAGATCGTTTTTTTCGGGCGGTTCGTGGCCTTTCTCCGGGTCTTCGCCGCGCTGCTCGCAGGCGTGAACAAATATGGGTGGCCACAATTTCTTTTTTTTAATGCCGCGGGTGGAATCACATGGGCCATAGCGATCGGTGTGAGCGCATATCTGTTCGGTGACTCCATCCATCATGTCAGCGGCCCGCTTGGGGTGATCGCGCTCTGCGGTGTGGTCATCGGTGTCATTGCCTTTATCTATTTCGTGCGCCGCGAGGAAAAAAAGATGGCGGAAAGACTCGCCGGCTCCGCCCGTGGCGATCTCAAAATCCTTCCGTGA
- a CDS encoding nuclear transport factor 2 family protein: protein MSRPPLPPFTTETAAQKARMAEDAWNTRDPSRVALAYTADSRWRNRAEFLQGREAIEAFLTRKWTRELDYRLIKEVWAFHDNRIAVRFAYEWHDDSGQWFRSYGNENWEFDGEGLMRQRIASTNDLPITESERKYRWPLGPRPADYPSLSDLGL, encoded by the coding sequence ATGAGCCGCCCACCGCTTCCGCCCTTCACCACTGAGACCGCCGCGCAGAAGGCGCGCATGGCCGAAGACGCCTGGAACACCCGCGATCCCAGCCGCGTAGCACTTGCCTATACGGCCGATAGCCGCTGGCGCAATCGCGCCGAGTTCCTGCAAGGCCGCGAGGCCATCGAAGCGTTCCTGACACGCAAATGGACTCGTGAGCTCGACTACCGCTTGATCAAGGAAGTCTGGGCTTTCCACGACAACCGCATCGCCGTGCGCTTCGCCTATGAATGGCATGATGATAGCGGCCAGTGGTTTCGCAGCTACGGCAACGAAAATTGGGAATTCGACGGCGAGGGCCTGATGCGCCAGCGTATCGCCAGCACCAATGATCTCCCGATCACAGAGAGCGAGCGCAAATACCGCTGGCCGCTCGGCCCGCGCCCTGCTGATTACCCGTCCTTGAGCGATCTCGGGCTTTAG
- a CDS encoding helix-turn-helix transcriptional regulator, with protein MITAPQLRAARALLGIDQRRLAELSGLSLPTIQRMEASEALIRGNVDSLMKLVTALDGAGVELIGEGTASPAGGRGVRLKAEQDVPRKHGGGKLAAEAVRGIRARA; from the coding sequence ATGATCACCGCTCCACAATTACGAGCCGCCAGGGCGCTTCTTGGAATTGACCAGCGGCGCCTCGCGGAGCTCTCCGGATTGTCGTTGCCGACGATCCAGCGCATGGAGGCCAGCGAAGCCCTGATCCGGGGCAATGTGGACTCCCTGATGAAGCTGGTCACAGCACTCGATGGGGCTGGGGTCGAGCTGATTGGGGAAGGTACGGCAAGCCCGGCGGGAGGACGCGGAGTAAGACTGAAGGCTGAACAGGACGTCCCGAGGAAGCATGGCGGCGGCAAGTTGGCCGCCGAAGCGGTGCGCGGGATACGGGCGCGCGCCTGA
- a CDS encoding NADH-quinone oxidoreductase subunit C, translated as MPTLAEVIAEGRMVESHRPYPRAVVDDSLWRLLAERLAGGRGTLLGLWGEAAAVHMTILDESGQQIAVATLPCPDGRFPSVGRIHPPAIRLERAIRDLVGLEPEGLPDLRPWLDHGRWGVRHPLAETPMPGGDPEPYTFCPSEGEGLHQIAVGPVHAGIIEPGHFRFTASGETLVRLEERLGYAHKGIESLMRGTSAEQASCLAGRASGDSTVAYAYAFSRAVEAAGGIEIPPRAVWLRALMAELERLANHFGDIGAICNDAGFALMLAYCGVLRERVLRTAAACFGHRMMMDCIVPGGTSVDLQPHGFEHIRELVREIGKAFPPLVELYDNTASLQDRTVGTGLARPLLVKQYGCGGYIGRASGRNFDSRIHLAYPPYDALLFNYDIPVLSDGDVNARIWIRIREVEQSLALTELILARMPEQDAIRVPLTGKGHAGEGLAVVEGFRGDILAWVRLDAEARIERCHLRDPSWFQWPVLEAAIEDNIVADFPLCNKSFNCSYSGHDL; from the coding sequence GTGCCGACGCTAGCCGAGGTCATCGCAGAGGGGCGAATGGTCGAATCGCATCGCCCCTACCCGAGGGCCGTGGTGGACGATTCTCTCTGGCGGCTCCTGGCCGAGCGGCTCGCCGGAGGCCGAGGGACACTGCTCGGTCTTTGGGGTGAGGCCGCAGCGGTTCACATGACCATCCTTGACGAGAGTGGACAACAGATCGCCGTCGCGACCCTGCCGTGTCCCGATGGGCGTTTTCCCTCCGTCGGCCGCATCCATCCGCCCGCCATCCGCCTCGAACGCGCGATCCGCGATCTCGTTGGGCTCGAGCCGGAGGGTCTGCCAGACTTGCGTCCCTGGCTCGATCATGGCCGATGGGGTGTGCGCCACCCGCTCGCGGAAACACCCATGCCCGGCGGCGATCCTGAGCCCTACACATTTTGTCCCTCGGAAGGCGAAGGTCTGCACCAAATCGCGGTCGGTCCCGTGCATGCCGGAATCATCGAGCCTGGTCATTTCCGCTTTACCGCCAGCGGCGAAACCCTGGTCCGGCTTGAGGAGCGTTTGGGCTATGCCCACAAAGGCATCGAGTCTCTGATGCGCGGCACCTCCGCCGAGCAGGCATCTTGCCTCGCTGGACGGGCATCAGGCGACAGCACCGTCGCCTATGCCTATGCCTTCTCGCGCGCCGTCGAGGCGGCAGGCGGCATCGAAATTCCGCCGCGCGCGGTGTGGCTGCGGGCTCTGATGGCAGAGCTTGAGCGCCTCGCCAACCATTTTGGCGATATTGGCGCCATCTGCAACGACGCCGGCTTTGCCCTCATGCTTGCCTATTGCGGCGTTTTGCGCGAGCGGGTTCTCCGCACTGCAGCAGCGTGTTTCGGGCATCGCATGATGATGGATTGCATCGTGCCAGGCGGCACTTCTGTCGACCTTCAGCCCCATGGATTCGAGCACATCAGGGAACTGGTCAGGGAGATAGGCAAAGCCTTCCCGCCGCTCGTCGAACTCTACGACAACACCGCCTCGCTTCAGGACCGGACCGTCGGAACCGGATTGGCCCGCCCGCTGCTCGTCAAGCAGTATGGATGCGGCGGTTATATCGGGCGAGCGTCGGGGCGCAATTTCGATTCCCGTATCCATCTCGCCTACCCGCCTTATGACGCACTGCTCTTCAATTACGACATCCCTGTGCTTTCCGACGGCGACGTCAATGCGCGAATCTGGATCCGTATCCGCGAAGTGGAGCAGAGTCTGGCGCTTACCGAACTGATTCTCGCCCGCATGCCCGAGCAAGACGCGATTCGTGTCCCCCTTACTGGAAAGGGTCACGCTGGCGAGGGCCTGGCCGTGGTCGAAGGATTTCGCGGCGATATTCTTGCTTGGGTGCGCCTGGATGCGGAGGCCCGTATCGAACGCTGCCACCTGCGCGACCCGTCCTGGTTTCAATGGCCAGTGCTTGAGGCCGCGATCGAGGACAATATCGTCGCCGATTTCCCCTTATGCAACAAATCCTTCAATTGCTCCTACTCGGGGCATGACCTCTAG
- a CDS encoding NADH-quinone oxidoreductase subunit H, producing MAVIPDLAIQGAQMFAVLLLAPLLTGFVRKAKARLLRRRGPPLRQPYRDLFRLLRKDAVLADNASWLFRVIPYLVFAATWVAAALVPTFATGLMFSWSADLIVVIALLGSARFFLALAGMDVGTSFGGIGSSREMMIATLAEPAMIMIVFTLALLAGSTQLSSVAGFMLSPAVGVRVSAGLGLIALVMVAIAENGRIPIDNPATHLELTMVHEAMLLEYSGRHLALLELAAFLKLLLYLSLIACVFVPWGLAPPHAGALAQVAGAAAYIGKLAVGGFLLALFETAIAKMRIFRISDFLGAALMLGLLGTLLLFVTRSLR from the coding sequence ATGGCCGTGATCCCAGATCTTGCCATTCAAGGCGCCCAAATGTTCGCCGTTCTTTTGCTGGCACCGTTGTTGACGGGCTTTGTGCGGAAGGCAAAGGCTCGCCTCTTGCGCCGGCGCGGGCCGCCTCTGCGGCAACCCTACCGCGACCTTTTCCGCCTGCTTCGCAAGGATGCCGTTCTCGCCGACAATGCTTCCTGGCTGTTCCGGGTGATTCCCTATCTCGTGTTCGCCGCGACTTGGGTGGCGGCAGCACTTGTCCCGACATTCGCCACCGGACTCATGTTCAGCTGGTCCGCCGACCTCATTGTGGTCATTGCTCTCCTTGGCAGCGCCCGCTTCTTTCTGGCGCTGGCCGGAATGGACGTTGGCACGAGCTTCGGCGGCATTGGATCGAGCCGTGAGATGATGATCGCGACGCTCGCTGAACCGGCCATGATCATGATTGTGTTCACGCTTGCTCTCCTCGCTGGCTCTACCCAGCTCTCAAGCGTCGCCGGCTTCATGCTGTCCCCGGCAGTCGGCGTCAGAGTCTCGGCTGGGCTCGGCCTCATCGCGCTTGTGATGGTGGCCATTGCGGAAAATGGACGCATCCCGATCGACAATCCGGCGACCCATCTCGAATTGACAATGGTGCACGAGGCAATGCTGCTCGAATATTCGGGCCGTCATCTCGCACTGCTTGAACTCGCGGCTTTTCTGAAGCTGCTGCTCTATCTGTCGCTGATTGCATGCGTCTTCGTGCCCTGGGGTCTAGCGCCGCCGCACGCGGGTGCCTTGGCGCAAGTGGCGGGCGCGGCAGCTTATATTGGCAAGCTCGCCGTTGGTGGATTCCTGCTCGCGCTGTTCGAGACCGCGATCGCCAAAATGCGCATTTTCCGCATCTCGGATTTTCTCGGCGCGGCGCTCATGCTCGGCTTGCTCGGGACACTGCTTCTCTTCGTAACCCGGAGTCTCCGATGA
- a CDS encoding NADH-quinone oxidoreductase subunit B family protein has protein sequence MRKHLLKGFLKAPLTESGPKNTDSRLVALAGKVDHAARARLGRSLSIRQVDAGSCNGCELEIHALGNAFYDLERFGLRFVASPRHADVLLVTGPVTKNMREALLRTYDAVPNPKWVVALGNCAIDGGIFAGSYACAGGVSEVIPVDVRIAGCPPSPTDILIGLLALLE, from the coding sequence ATGCGGAAACATCTGCTCAAAGGGTTTTTGAAAGCACCTCTCACCGAATCTGGCCCCAAAAATACGGACTCGAGGCTTGTTGCGCTTGCCGGGAAAGTGGACCATGCAGCGCGCGCGAGACTCGGACGCAGCCTGTCGATCCGCCAAGTCGATGCCGGATCCTGTAACGGCTGCGAACTCGAGATTCACGCTTTGGGGAATGCCTTTTACGACCTCGAACGTTTTGGACTGCGGTTCGTTGCCTCGCCGCGCCACGCCGACGTGCTGCTTGTCACCGGACCCGTGACAAAAAATATGCGCGAAGCCCTGCTCCGGACTTATGATGCGGTGCCCAACCCCAAATGGGTCGTCGCCCTCGGCAACTGCGCCATCGATGGCGGCATATTCGCAGGCAGCTACGCCTGTGCCGGCGGCGTGTCCGAGGTCATCCCCGTTGACGTGCGCATCGCGGGCTGCCCGCCATCGCCCACCGACATCCTTATCGGCTTGCTCGCATTGCTCGAGTAG
- a CDS encoding hydrogenase-4 component E — MTDSLAFDVSHLLAGGLVLISFLLLYQNRLYALLNVFALQAIVLALSVSWQAFVQNAPHLYITAAIALVFKAIVIPVALHRVIASLGIHREVENVVGIGATMLAGMALVALSMVVMLRVTGDADALAREDLAFALSVVLLGLLMMVTRSNAVSQVIGFMSLENGLILAATGAKGMPLVVEISVAFSVLIAFIVIGIFLFRIRERFDTVDLQALDRLRGARFREGQG, encoded by the coding sequence ATGACAGACAGCCTCGCGTTCGACGTCTCCCATCTGCTCGCCGGCGGCCTGGTGCTCATCAGCTTCCTGCTCTTGTATCAAAATCGGCTCTACGCGCTGCTCAACGTTTTCGCCCTTCAAGCGATTGTGCTTGCCCTTTCGGTTTCCTGGCAGGCCTTTGTGCAAAACGCGCCCCACCTCTACATTACCGCCGCCATCGCGCTTGTCTTCAAAGCCATCGTCATCCCCGTGGCGCTGCATCGCGTGATTGCCAGCCTTGGTATTCATCGCGAAGTCGAGAATGTCGTCGGCATTGGCGCCACCATGCTTGCCGGAATGGCGCTCGTCGCTCTGTCGATGGTGGTCATGCTGCGCGTTACGGGCGATGCCGACGCGCTTGCCCGCGAGGACCTTGCCTTCGCCCTCTCCGTCGTCTTGCTTGGCCTCTTGATGATGGTCACCCGCAGCAACGCGGTAAGCCAGGTCATCGGCTTCATGTCGCTCGAGAATGGTCTCATCCTCGCCGCGACGGGCGCCAAAGGCATGCCGCTCGTGGTCGAGATCAGTGTCGCGTTTTCTGTTCTCATCGCCTTTATCGTGATCGGCATATTCTTGTTCCGCATCCGCGAGCGATTCGATACCGTCGACCTCCAAGCCCTCGACAGGCTTCGCGGCGCCCGGTTCCGGGAAGGTCAAGGATGA
- a CDS encoding TetR family transcriptional regulator encodes MMRTERESKEKDTHKLIVEVAERLFRQIGFQKTTVADIARELHMSPANVYRFFTAKSEINEAVCMDLLSKIEAEAEKIAASRGGAAQKIRNLFSSVEKTHRKLFMYDRKLHDLIDAAITENWAIMRRHAERMAAILEQIIASGMASNEFPKGDAALASRLVNTACIRFCHPRLIVEYEQEPEPTLDQMIGFCLAALSDRNKLIQFPSGEEAEQR; translated from the coding sequence ATGATGCGGACGGAAAGAGAATCCAAGGAGAAAGACACTCATAAGCTGATTGTCGAGGTCGCGGAACGTTTGTTCCGTCAAATCGGGTTTCAGAAAACGACGGTCGCGGATATCGCGCGCGAACTGCATATGTCGCCGGCGAATGTCTATCGTTTTTTCACGGCGAAGTCGGAGATCAACGAGGCCGTCTGCATGGACCTCCTCAGCAAGATCGAGGCCGAGGCGGAAAAAATTGCCGCGTCGCGCGGCGGCGCCGCTCAGAAAATCCGCAATCTGTTCAGCTCCGTGGAAAAAACCCATCGCAAACTGTTTATGTACGACCGGAAGCTGCATGATTTGATTGATGCGGCGATCACCGAGAACTGGGCCATCATGCGGCGGCACGCGGAACGCATGGCGGCGATCTTGGAGCAGATCATCGCGAGCGGCATGGCCTCGAACGAGTTTCCGAAAGGAGACGCCGCGCTGGCCTCGCGGCTCGTCAACACCGCCTGCATAAGATTTTGTCATCCGCGGCTGATCGTCGAATATGAACAGGAGCCAGAGCCGACCCTCGACCAAATGATCGGCTTTTGCCTCGCAGCGCTGAGCGACAGGAATAAGTTGATCCAGTTTCCATCCGGGGAAGAAGCGGAGCAAAGATAG
- the hyfB gene encoding hydrogenase 4 subunit B translates to MSTVVFPLCLIATLLGTSVLAIVLGQSSTATPVVYGMTLAVSLVGLVASILWLIHGAVTPSVLTLPLGLPWLGAHFRLDSLAAYFLLVINLGSAAASLYALGYGRHEAEPQRVLPFFALFLAGMNLVVVADDAFSFLVAWEFMSLASWALVMAHHREEENLRAGYVYILMASLGSLALLLAFGLLAGPDGNYAFDSIRALRITPLRAGLVLGLATLGAGSKAGLVPLHVWLPLAHPAAPSHVSALMSGVMTKVAIYGFIRIVFDLLGPPAWWWCVPILAAGGGTAVLGILYALMEGDIKRVLAYSTIENIGVIFAGIGLALAFDANGRPAAGALALTAAFFHILNHAVFKSVLFFGAGAVLTATGERRLDRLGGLIHPMAVTSFAFLVACTAISALPPLNGFVSEWLLFQAILISTDLPHWGLKLLIPAVGALLALSAALAAACFVRLFGIVFLGRPRSPAAEHANEVDRWSQSAMLGLATLCVIGGILPGLVIDFMAPVVQSIAGARMPEQASIEWLSIVPVAESRSSYNGLVVFIFIATSAALAAYVIHRFASRTVRRAPAWDCGFPDQNPATQYTAASFAQPIRRIFGSYVFRARERVEMRPPGDLRPARFEIEQHDFAWELIYTPVTKLVLLAATRLNQFQYLTIRVYLSFVSFALVFLLLVLALWP, encoded by the coding sequence ATGTCCACCGTCGTCTTTCCTTTGTGTCTGATTGCCACACTTTTGGGAACCTCCGTGCTGGCGATCGTGCTCGGCCAGTCGAGCACTGCGACGCCCGTCGTTTATGGAATGACCCTCGCCGTTTCCTTGGTTGGGCTGGTCGCCAGCATTCTCTGGCTTATTCATGGTGCGGTCACCCCTTCGGTCTTGACCTTGCCCTTGGGTTTGCCTTGGCTCGGCGCCCACTTTCGGCTGGATTCGCTTGCCGCCTATTTTCTCCTGGTCATCAATCTGGGAAGCGCGGCGGCAAGTCTCTATGCCCTCGGGTACGGACGCCACGAGGCCGAACCGCAGCGCGTCCTGCCCTTTTTCGCATTGTTCCTTGCGGGCATGAATCTGGTCGTCGTGGCGGACGACGCCTTCAGCTTCTTGGTGGCCTGGGAGTTTATGTCGCTTGCTTCTTGGGCGCTGGTGATGGCGCACCACCGCGAAGAGGAAAATCTCCGGGCGGGCTATGTTTATATCCTCATGGCGAGCCTTGGGAGCTTGGCCCTGCTGCTCGCGTTTGGCCTGCTGGCCGGCCCCGATGGCAATTATGCGTTCGACTCGATCCGCGCGCTTCGGATAACGCCGCTCCGCGCGGGCCTCGTCCTTGGCCTTGCGACATTGGGTGCGGGATCGAAGGCAGGGCTCGTGCCGCTCCATGTCTGGCTGCCGTTGGCTCATCCGGCGGCGCCAAGTCATGTGTCGGCGCTGATGAGCGGCGTCATGACCAAGGTCGCGATCTACGGTTTCATCCGCATTGTATTCGACCTTCTTGGGCCTCCCGCATGGTGGTGGTGCGTTCCAATTTTGGCTGCCGGTGGAGGAACCGCGGTCCTCGGCATCCTCTATGCGCTGATGGAGGGTGATATCAAGCGGGTGCTTGCTTATAGCACCATCGAAAATATTGGTGTGATCTTCGCCGGAATTGGCCTGGCACTCGCCTTCGACGCGAATGGGCGGCCCGCCGCGGGCGCGCTGGCTTTGACGGCGGCATTCTTTCACATCCTCAATCACGCGGTGTTCAAGAGCGTTTTGTTTTTCGGCGCGGGCGCCGTGCTGACCGCGACCGGCGAGCGCCGCTTGGACCGGCTTGGCGGTCTCATTCATCCCATGGCGGTCACGAGTTTCGCATTCCTTGTTGCTTGCACCGCCATTTCGGCGCTGCCGCCGCTCAACGGTTTCGTCTCCGAATGGTTATTGTTTCAAGCGATCTTGATCAGCACGGACCTTCCACATTGGGGACTGAAGCTCCTCATTCCCGCGGTCGGCGCGCTGCTCGCTCTTTCGGCGGCGCTCGCCGCGGCTTGCTTCGTTCGTTTGTTTGGGATCGTGTTTCTGGGCCGGCCGCGCTCGCCAGCAGCGGAGCACGCCAATGAGGTAGACCGCTGGTCACAAAGTGCGATGCTCGGCCTCGCTACTCTCTGCGTCATTGGAGGAATTCTGCCTGGCCTCGTCATCGATTTCATGGCCCCCGTTGTTCAAAGCATCGCAGGCGCCAGGATGCCCGAGCAAGCCAGTATTGAATGGCTCTCCATCGTGCCCGTCGCCGAAAGCCGCAGTTCCTATAACGGACTCGTGGTGTTTATTTTCATCGCAACGTCGGCCGCGCTTGCCGCCTATGTCATTCACCGCTTTGCATCCCGCACGGTGCGCCGCGCGCCCGCCTGGGACTGCGGCTTTCCGGACCAAAATCCAGCGACGCAATATACCGCGGCAAGTTTCGCCCAGCCAATCCGCCGGATCTTCGGCTCCTATGTGTTCCGTGCCCGCGAGCGTGTCGAGATGCGGCCGCCGGGCGATCTCCGTCCGGCCAGGTTCGAGATCGAACAGCACGATTTTGCCTGGGAGCTTATCTACACGCCCGTCACCAAGCTTGTCTTGCTTGCCGCCACAAGGCTCAATCAGTTTCAGTACCTGACCATACGAGTCTATCTGAGCTTTGTTTCTTTCGCGCTCGTGTTCCTGTTGTTGGTTCTCGCCCTATGGCCGTGA